Proteins co-encoded in one Kribbella qitaiheensis genomic window:
- the pepN gene encoding aminopeptidase N, producing the protein MPSLTVDGARTRAASLTVHSYDVDLDLTRGDRTFGSTTRIVFSATSQSSFLDVKPDELTSVTLNGEAVDVAGLSDGRLALTGLIAENELVVVASMLYSNDGEGLHRSVDAADGLTYLYAMSFLDAAPRIYACFDQPDLKAPYKVKVTAPPEWIVLGNGAATQVSPGRWELAETKPLSTYFVTLVAGPYHQILDSHDGIPLGLVSRQSLGEALDREAEDLFTVTKQAFDEFHRLFGYRYPFGEYHQAFVPEFNAGAMENPGCVTFRDAMVFRSAVTDGERSSRARTVVHEMAHQWFGDTVTMQWWNDLWLNESFAEYMAHRVSTAATKYTDNWIDFAFIRKWWGLQADQRSSTHPVAADAVKDALASLDDFDGISYAKGAAVLKQLAAYLGDDVFLAGVRAHINANEFGNATFADLVEKWTEAGAVGLEAWAQNWLRTPGVDTISAERTATGVKLRRIAPAASPANRPHKLTVGGYDENGRGISVPVLLDADEVEVELDPSIAVIVPDAADDTWAKIRLDADSLGRLTAVMPKIEDGVTRAVILNSLRDAIADAELDPRLGFDVVLAALPQEDSDIAVTTMVNWALFRLLGGYLPYGPHRGQLAEVLAARVGSTPAGSSLQLSVVRGLVRVSADADQLKGWLAGTGVPDGLAVDAELRWDVTQQLARLGAIGDAEIDAELERDHSSEGQVHATECRAALPTPEAKERAWELIATDADVANYDLYAASTGFWHPSQADVTAPYVERYFAEIAGTEKLRSGWVVARSAGLAFPRYAIEERVVRLAEDLAADESVAAGIRRAVGDEADDLKRALAVRLAYPFD; encoded by the coding sequence ATGCCGAGCCTTACCGTCGACGGCGCCCGTACCCGGGCCGCCTCGCTCACCGTCCACTCGTACGACGTCGATCTCGACCTGACCCGCGGAGACCGCACCTTCGGCTCCACCACCAGGATCGTGTTCTCGGCCACCAGCCAGTCCAGTTTCCTGGACGTCAAACCCGATGAACTGACGTCGGTGACGCTGAACGGCGAGGCAGTCGACGTGGCCGGGCTGAGTGACGGACGGCTCGCACTGACCGGCCTGATCGCGGAGAACGAACTCGTCGTCGTCGCCTCGATGCTCTACTCCAACGACGGCGAGGGCCTGCACCGCAGCGTCGACGCCGCGGACGGTCTCACCTACCTCTACGCGATGTCTTTCCTCGACGCCGCCCCCCGGATCTACGCCTGCTTCGACCAGCCCGACCTGAAGGCGCCGTACAAGGTCAAGGTGACCGCGCCGCCGGAGTGGATCGTGCTCGGCAACGGTGCCGCCACCCAGGTCTCCCCAGGCCGGTGGGAACTGGCCGAGACCAAGCCGCTGTCGACGTACTTCGTGACGCTGGTCGCTGGGCCGTACCACCAGATCCTCGACTCCCACGACGGCATCCCGCTCGGGCTGGTGTCACGGCAGTCCCTCGGGGAGGCGCTGGACCGCGAGGCCGAGGACCTCTTCACCGTTACCAAGCAGGCCTTCGACGAGTTCCACCGGCTGTTCGGCTACCGGTACCCGTTCGGTGAGTACCACCAGGCCTTCGTGCCGGAGTTCAACGCCGGCGCGATGGAGAACCCGGGCTGCGTGACGTTCCGCGACGCGATGGTGTTCCGCTCGGCGGTGACGGACGGCGAGCGCAGCAGCCGCGCCCGAACGGTCGTCCACGAGATGGCGCACCAGTGGTTCGGCGACACCGTCACCATGCAGTGGTGGAACGACCTGTGGCTGAACGAGTCGTTCGCGGAGTACATGGCCCACCGGGTCTCGACCGCCGCGACGAAGTACACCGACAACTGGATCGACTTCGCCTTCATCCGCAAGTGGTGGGGCTTGCAGGCCGACCAGCGCTCGTCGACGCACCCGGTCGCGGCCGACGCGGTCAAGGACGCGCTCGCGTCGCTGGACGACTTCGACGGCATCTCGTACGCGAAGGGCGCCGCCGTGCTGAAGCAGCTCGCGGCCTACCTGGGTGACGACGTCTTCCTGGCCGGCGTTCGCGCGCACATCAACGCCAACGAGTTCGGCAACGCGACCTTCGCCGACCTGGTCGAGAAGTGGACCGAGGCCGGCGCGGTCGGCCTCGAGGCCTGGGCCCAGAACTGGCTCCGTACTCCGGGCGTCGACACCATCAGCGCCGAGCGGACCGCGACCGGGGTGAAGCTGCGCCGGATCGCACCGGCCGCCAGTCCCGCGAACCGCCCGCACAAGCTGACCGTCGGCGGCTACGACGAGAACGGCCGAGGCATCTCGGTGCCGGTGCTGCTGGACGCCGATGAGGTCGAGGTCGAGCTGGACCCGTCGATCGCCGTGATCGTGCCCGACGCGGCCGACGACACCTGGGCCAAGATCCGGCTCGACGCCGACAGCCTCGGCCGACTGACCGCGGTCATGCCCAAGATCGAGGACGGCGTGACCCGGGCGGTCATCCTGAACAGTCTCCGTGACGCGATCGCGGACGCCGAGCTCGACCCGCGACTCGGCTTCGACGTTGTGCTCGCGGCGCTCCCCCAAGAGGACAGCGACATCGCTGTCACAACGATGGTCAACTGGGCGCTGTTCCGGCTGCTGGGCGGCTACCTCCCGTACGGGCCGCACCGTGGACAGCTGGCCGAGGTCCTCGCGGCTCGGGTCGGGTCGACTCCCGCCGGGAGCAGCCTGCAGCTCTCCGTGGTCCGCGGCCTGGTGCGGGTCTCGGCCGACGCGGACCAGCTGAAGGGCTGGCTCGCGGGCACCGGCGTACCGGACGGTCTTGCCGTGGACGCCGAGCTGCGCTGGGACGTCACGCAGCAGCTGGCCCGGCTCGGTGCGATCGGCGACGCGGAGATCGACGCCGAGCTCGAGCGCGACCACTCCTCCGAAGGACAGGTGCACGCCACCGAGTGCCGGGCAGCCCTCCCGACGCCCGAGGCGAAGGAACGCGCCTGGGAGCTGATCGCGACCGACGCGGACGTGGCCAACTACGACCTGTACGCCGCCAGCACGGGCTTCTGGCACCCGAGTCAGGCCGACGTCACCGCGCCGTACGTCGAGCGGTACTTCGCCGAGATCGCCGGGACCGAGAAGCTTCGCTCCGGCTGGGTCGTCGCCCGCAGCGCCGGCCTGGCGTTCCCGCGGTACGCGATCGAGGAGCGGGTGGTCCGGCTGGCCGAGGACCTGGCAGCGGACGAGTCGGTGGCGGCCGGCATCCGGCGGGCCGTCGGCGACGAAGCGGACGACCTCAAGCGCGCGCTTGCCGTCCGGTTGGCGTACCCGTTCGACTGA
- a CDS encoding VOC family protein, producing the protein MASKFTELAIDCADPGALARFWCAVLDYEVEEEDEDYVSIRSPLAPEGRTRPGPVPPTLAFAHVPEGKTIKNRLHLDLNPTDRDQSEEVSRVLDLGAHHADVGQGDVSWVTLTDPEGNEFCILATRLT; encoded by the coding sequence ATGGCCAGCAAGTTCACCGAGCTTGCGATCGACTGTGCCGATCCTGGTGCTCTGGCCCGGTTCTGGTGTGCGGTCCTCGACTACGAGGTGGAGGAAGAGGACGAGGACTACGTCTCCATTCGTTCCCCGCTGGCGCCCGAGGGCAGAACCCGCCCCGGGCCGGTGCCGCCGACGTTGGCCTTCGCTCACGTGCCCGAGGGCAAGACCATCAAGAACAGGCTGCACCTCGACCTCAACCCAACCGACAGAGACCAGTCCGAAGAGGTCAGCCGCGTCTTGGACCTAGGTGCCCACCACGCCGACGTCGGCCAGGGTGACGTCAGCTGGGTCACCCTCACCGACCCAGAAGGCAACGAGTTCTGCATCCTCGCCACCCGCCTCACCTAA
- the sepH gene encoding septation protein SepH, with protein sequence MREARLVGLSQDGKTLILAVAETGEEFAVPVDDRLRAALRGDRARLGQLEIQMESALRPRDIQARIRAGESPEAVAAVAQMPMERVMAFAGPVLAERDHVASLAQRASVRRRGGGDAPTRNLGAWVTERLRIRGVDPASAEWDAWRRDDGRWAVRVSYFVDPSADDPGDEKIAMFAYDAPGRYAVPDDDEARWLVGEQAQVIAPQPTSERRLTAVADFDLSIAPDHGADSYEAGFEDTISLPRGRAHQSDRDANRDTGRGFGRDHAPDYGHEPGREFNRGPGRDAGRDVARDGSRDSSRGSGMPGEDDRGPRRVHSVPSQDEEPTLINVPIEQPPSVRPAVRAVERPTQPPLETAPPAPLEERAAAPENRFTERRIAPATPPTPERPTSAPQQRQTSQPPAQERSTQERPTQERSAQQAPAQGRPAQERSAQQTPAHERSNEERSTQGRSVQGRSVQEQQAEERPADSAAEERRSAPRPADPRPARPGDPRQARPGDPREMAARAAGAAPAQPDEARPEEPRPTEPAPVAAQTDQPAEAEPKKKPAKRASKRASVPSWDEIMFGKKAD encoded by the coding sequence ATGCGCGAGGCGAGGCTCGTTGGGCTGAGCCAGGATGGCAAGACGCTCATCCTGGCCGTGGCCGAGACGGGTGAGGAGTTCGCCGTACCGGTCGACGACCGGTTGCGTGCGGCCCTGCGCGGCGACCGTGCCCGACTCGGCCAGCTGGAGATTCAAATGGAGAGCGCGCTCCGCCCACGAGACATCCAGGCTCGGATCCGAGCCGGTGAAAGTCCCGAGGCGGTCGCCGCCGTCGCGCAGATGCCGATGGAACGGGTGATGGCTTTCGCCGGCCCGGTCCTGGCCGAGCGCGATCACGTCGCGAGCCTTGCCCAGCGCGCCTCCGTCCGGCGCCGTGGTGGCGGCGACGCCCCGACCCGCAACCTCGGCGCCTGGGTGACCGAACGACTACGGATCCGCGGCGTCGACCCGGCCTCGGCCGAGTGGGACGCCTGGCGTCGCGACGACGGCCGCTGGGCCGTCCGCGTCTCGTACTTCGTCGACCCGAGCGCGGATGACCCGGGCGACGAGAAGATCGCGATGTTCGCCTACGACGCGCCTGGACGGTATGCAGTCCCGGACGACGACGAGGCTCGCTGGCTGGTCGGCGAGCAGGCCCAGGTGATCGCGCCGCAGCCGACTTCCGAGCGACGGCTGACCGCGGTCGCCGACTTCGACCTGAGCATCGCGCCGGACCACGGCGCCGACAGCTACGAGGCCGGCTTCGAGGACACCATCAGCCTCCCCCGCGGCCGGGCACACCAGTCGGACCGGGACGCCAACCGCGACACCGGCCGGGGATTCGGCAGGGATCACGCTCCCGACTACGGACACGAGCCCGGCCGTGAGTTCAACCGTGGCCCCGGTCGGGACGCCGGCCGCGACGTCGCGCGAGATGGATCGCGTGATAGTTCGCGTGGCTCCGGGATGCCCGGTGAAGACGACCGCGGTCCGCGACGAGTGCACTCGGTGCCGAGCCAGGACGAAGAGCCGACACTGATCAACGTCCCGATCGAGCAGCCGCCAAGCGTGCGCCCCGCAGTACGGGCAGTCGAGCGCCCGACACAACCGCCGCTCGAGACCGCCCCGCCGGCCCCGCTGGAAGAGCGCGCAGCCGCCCCCGAAAACCGCTTCACCGAACGCCGAATCGCACCAGCGACACCGCCCACCCCAGAGCGCCCAACCTCAGCCCCTCAACAGCGCCAGACATCGCAACCTCCGGCCCAGGAGCGTTCCACTCAGGAGCGTCCGACGCAGGAGCGTTCGGCCCAGCAAGCTCCCGCCCAGGGGCGTCCAGCCCAGGAGCGTTCAGCTCAGCAAACTCCGGCTCACGAGCGTTCCAACGAGGAGCGTTCGACCCAGGGTCGTTCAGTTCAGGGTCGTTCAGTTCAGGAGCAGCAGGCCGAGGAACGTCCGGCTGATTCGGCTGCCGAAGAGCGCCGGTCCGCACCGCGTCCGGCCGATCCCCGGCCAGCACGCCCCGGCGACCCACGGCAGGCACGACCTGGCGACCCCCGCGAGATGGCAGCGAGGGCAGCCGGAGCAGCCCCCGCCCAGCCCGACGAGGCGCGCCCCGAGGAGCCCCGTCCAACTGAGCCTGCACCTGTCGCGGCCCAGACCGACCAGCCCGCCGAGGCCGAACCGAAGAAGAAGCCCGCCAAGCGCGCCTCGAAGCGAGCCAGCGTCCCAAGCTGGGACGAAATCATGTTCGGCAAAAAAGCCGACTAA